From a single Candidatus Poribacteria bacterium genomic region:
- a CDS encoding STAS domain-containing protein: MVRANSQISIRHEGKIAIFDITGYLTDASEAMLSEAYANTEVQDAEKVLLNFERRSFITSSGFGEIIRLLWKMREKGQMLRVAHPSTQVRNIFNTIGLTQSIGVFESEAAALEDF; the protein is encoded by the coding sequence ATTGTGAGGGCAAATTCTCAAATCTCTATTCGACACGAAGGAAAGATTGCAATATTTGACATTACCGGCTATCTCACCGATGCTTCGGAAGCTATGTTGAGTGAGGCTTACGCCAACACTGAAGTTCAGGACGCTGAAAAGGTTTTGCTCAATTTTGAACGCCGGAGTTTCATCACAAGTAGTGGCTTCGGTGAGATCATCAGACTGCTTTGGAAGATGCGAGAGAAAGGACAAATGCTACGCGTCGCCCATCCGTCTACACAGGTCCGAAATATCTTCAATACCATTGGACTGACACAGAGTATAGGGGTCTTTGAATCCGAAGCAGCCGCATTAGAGGACTTCTGA
- the serS gene encoding serine--tRNA ligase, translating to MIDLKFIRENTEDVRQMLADRRTEAELDRLVELDACWRENLTHTQSLKAHQNQVSQQIAERKKAKQDATETIAEMRKLSQEIKELTAEANATKTEIDAILLTIPNMPEASTPVGMGEDDNIEIKTWGELPSFDFELKPHWEIAEQLDIVDFQRGAKVAGSNFVLFKGVGARLERALIQFMLDLHTTQHGYTEISPPFLANRPTMTGTGQIPKLESDMYRCDRDEENPDSDLFLIPTAEVPVTNMFSGEILAGDELPIYYTAYTPCFRREAGAYGKDTRGLQRIHQFDKVEMVKFTTPEASYAEHETLLANAESVLQALGLPYRVVQHCTVELSFAAAKCYDIEVWAPARQRFLEVSSCSNFEDFQARRASIRFRREAGARPEFVHTLNASGTALPRVVIALLETYQNPDGTVRIPAVLQPYMGGLKQIGCIS from the coding sequence GTGATTGATCTTAAGTTTATTCGTGAAAATACCGAAGATGTCCGTCAGATGTTAGCAGATCGCCGGACGGAAGCTGAATTGGATAGGTTGGTAGAATTAGATGCATGTTGGCGCGAGAATTTGACACATACACAATCTCTCAAAGCGCACCAGAATCAAGTTTCACAACAAATTGCCGAGCGTAAAAAAGCGAAACAGGATGCTACAGAAACTATCGCTGAGATGCGGAAGCTCTCCCAAGAAATAAAGGAACTCACCGCCGAAGCCAACGCTACGAAAACTGAAATTGATGCCATTCTGTTGACAATCCCGAATATGCCGGAGGCGAGCACACCCGTCGGTATGGGTGAAGATGACAACATCGAAATTAAAACATGGGGTGAATTGCCGAGTTTCGATTTTGAATTAAAACCGCATTGGGAAATCGCTGAACAGTTGGACATTGTTGACTTTCAACGCGGTGCTAAGGTCGCAGGGAGCAACTTTGTGCTTTTTAAAGGGGTAGGGGCGCGGTTGGAGCGTGCGTTGATTCAGTTTATGCTTGATTTACACACGACGCAGCACGGCTACACCGAAATCTCACCGCCATTCCTTGCCAACCGGCCGACAATGACAGGGACAGGGCAAATCCCTAAACTTGAGTCTGATATGTATCGGTGTGACAGGGATGAAGAAAACCCCGATAGCGATCTGTTTCTCATTCCGACTGCCGAGGTTCCCGTGACGAATATGTTCTCAGGTGAAATACTTGCTGGTGATGAACTGCCTATCTACTACACCGCCTACACCCCTTGTTTCCGACGCGAGGCGGGTGCTTATGGTAAGGACACACGCGGTTTACAACGTATCCACCAATTTGATAAGGTGGAGATGGTGAAGTTTACCACCCCTGAAGCCTCTTATGCTGAACACGAAACGCTATTGGCGAACGCTGAGAGTGTTCTACAGGCACTCGGTTTGCCTTACCGTGTCGTGCAACATTGCACAGTGGAACTCTCTTTTGCCGCGGCGAAATGCTACGATATTGAGGTGTGGGCACCCGCACGGCAGCGATTCTTAGAGGTCTCCTCCTGTAGCAACTTTGAGGATTTTCAGGCACGTCGCGCGAGTATTCGCTTCCGCCGTGAAGCCGGGGCGAGACCGGAGTTCGTTCACACGCTGAACGCATCCGGCACCGCATTGCCACGCGTTGTCATTGCTCTCCTTGAGACATATCAGAATCCCGACGGAACCGTGCGTATACCCGCAGTGCTGCAACCCTACATGGGCGGTCTGAAGCAGATAGGATGCATAAGTTAA
- a CDS encoding metallophosphoesterase family protein yields MKNTLKFHRDHRFKIVQFTDIHWENGEEPDQQSADLMVRIAKAESPDLIVLTGDILSGGGCNNAADSLREVVKIVEGCGAPWAAVFGNHDDEGTADRDELMAVLQEGTFSLAAPGPTEIPGVGNYVLPIQGSEENVSAALLYFIDSGSYSQTRIDGYDWIKREQIAWYLQESAKFTAGAGHPLPALAFFHIPIPEYDEVWDFHTCYGVKYENVCAPRLNTGFFAAMHEAGDVMGTFVGHEHINDFWGNLHGIRLCYGRASGYNTYGRDGFPRGARVITLQEGERQFETWLHLDDGTIVQKQPEHTPLQRTFTED; encoded by the coding sequence GTGAAAAATACATTGAAGTTCCACAGGGATCATCGTTTCAAAATCGTGCAATTTACAGATATTCATTGGGAGAATGGTGAAGAACCTGATCAGCAATCAGCGGACCTGATGGTACGAATCGCGAAAGCTGAATCTCCGGATTTAATTGTACTGACAGGCGATATTTTATCGGGCGGTGGGTGCAACAATGCCGCTGATTCTCTCCGAGAAGTTGTTAAAATCGTAGAAGGATGCGGTGCACCGTGGGCGGCGGTTTTCGGAAATCACGACGATGAAGGGACCGCTGATCGCGACGAATTGATGGCAGTCCTGCAAGAAGGCACATTCTCTCTCGCGGCACCAGGACCCACAGAGATACCCGGTGTCGGAAATTATGTTTTACCCATCCAAGGTTCTGAGGAGAATGTATCCGCAGCCCTCCTCTATTTTATCGATTCCGGCAGCTACTCCCAAACACGTATTGATGGCTATGATTGGATTAAACGGGAACAAATTGCGTGGTACCTGCAAGAATCCGCAAAATTCACTGCTGGCGCGGGACATCCACTTCCGGCACTCGCCTTTTTTCACATTCCAATCCCTGAATATGATGAGGTATGGGACTTTCACACCTGCTACGGGGTGAAATATGAGAACGTTTGCGCGCCTCGACTGAATACTGGGTTCTTCGCTGCGATGCATGAAGCCGGCGATGTCATGGGAACGTTTGTTGGACACGAACATATTAACGATTTCTGGGGGAATTTGCACGGAATTCGCTTGTGCTATGGGCGCGCTTCTGGCTACAATACTTACGGCAGAGACGGATTTCCCCGTGGTGCACGCGTCATAACTTTACAGGAAGGCGAGCGTCAATTTGAAACGTGGCTTCATCTGGATGATGGGACGATCGTCCAAAAACAACCGGAACATACGCCACTTCAGCGAACTTTTACCGAAGATTAA
- the bioB gene encoding biotin synthase BioB, which translates to METTFYQELTTISLSGELLSDATCEKLLTASEIELLPLLNAAYQVRKTYFKNEVQLHILNNAQNGYCPEDCHYCAQANSATTDIEAYSLKPDAEILAEAERAYESGAYRYCIVMSGRGPSPKRVSHLAKLIRTVKARYPIEVCLSAGLIDVDAAGILKEAGLDRLNHNLNTSEAHYPKICSTHSYQDRMDTLQAAQRVGLACCSGVIVGMGEETVDLIRVAKELRHLEVASLPVNFFLPISGTQLLESVTAQRNVSTTLTPDYCLRVLCLYRFLNPRAEIRVAAGREHHFRSMEVMALYPANSMFIDGYLNAEGSTASRTRQMIRDAGFTIKTNADDLEQLKRRETEKGDVLLKALKILRPRMGSDA; encoded by the coding sequence ATGGAAACAACATTTTATCAAGAATTAACAACGATTAGCCTCAGCGGCGAGCTCCTTTCCGATGCGACTTGTGAGAAACTTCTAACCGCATCAGAAATAGAATTACTCCCGCTCCTAAATGCAGCCTATCAGGTTCGCAAAACCTACTTTAAGAACGAGGTCCAACTACATATCCTCAACAACGCCCAGAACGGCTACTGCCCAGAGGATTGTCACTATTGCGCGCAGGCGAATTCCGCAACAACAGACATCGAAGCCTATTCCCTAAAACCTGATGCCGAGATTCTTGCAGAAGCTGAACGTGCTTATGAATCCGGCGCGTATCGCTACTGTATTGTAATGAGTGGACGCGGCCCCTCACCCAAACGAGTTTCTCACCTTGCGAAGCTCATCCGCACTGTCAAAGCGCGCTACCCGATCGAAGTATGCCTCTCTGCCGGATTGATTGATGTAGACGCTGCGGGTATCTTGAAAGAAGCGGGATTGGACAGACTGAACCATAATCTGAATACTTCCGAAGCCCATTACCCAAAGATATGTAGCACGCATAGTTATCAGGATAGGATGGATACATTGCAAGCCGCGCAGCGGGTTGGACTCGCCTGTTGTTCAGGTGTGATCGTTGGGATGGGTGAAGAGACGGTGGACTTAATTCGGGTGGCGAAAGAACTCCGGCACCTTGAGGTCGCCTCGCTCCCAGTGAACTTTTTCTTGCCAATATCCGGCACGCAATTATTGGAATCCGTTACGGCACAGCGGAATGTGTCTACTACTTTAACTCCCGATTATTGTCTCCGCGTGTTATGTCTCTACCGATTCCTGAATCCGCGGGCTGAGATACGGGTCGCTGCAGGCAGAGAACACCATTTTCGGAGTATGGAGGTCATGGCACTCTATCCAGCCAATTCGATGTTTATTGACGGCTACCTGAATGCGGAAGGTTCAACGGCATCCCGCACACGCCAGATGATTAGAGATGCCGGGTTTACGATAAAGACAAACGCTGATGATCTGGAACAACTCAAGCGGAGAGAAACCGAAAAAGGGGATGTCCTACTCAAGGCGTTGAAAATCCTTCGTCCGCGCATGGGATCCGATGCTTAA
- a CDS encoding glycosyltransferase family 9 protein: MLGFAISFASCYNKEHFNFTHKGKAMLPRGLDTNAPLPNINKILVIRVDGIGDLLNSTPAISLLRENYPSAEITVLARPFNAPVLIGNLDVDRILLFDPDGKDQGLFAKFQFYRELRREKYQLVVAMQTATWSHLVAFLSGAPYRLGRYQKRFKSILTHAWRGKYPKGETHEVDRNLELVRLICNGEGERKLTFRLLPNEIGIAKKRIAAWDIGDDAFLIGIHPGGSSLDKRWPEKQYAELADRLAYHYNATILLLHGPGEAALTLNVQKAMKFPAITHAPETIRRLGALLSCCDLVVCNDSGPMHLAAALDVPTVAIFGPTDHVAWHPLSENAAIVRRDMPCWPCSAHKCKIGWECTKKLPVEPVWDTALLTIERKKI, encoded by the coding sequence ATGCTGGGATTTGCCATTTCCTTTGCTTCGTGTTATAATAAAGAACACTTTAACTTCACACACAAAGGAAAAGCTATGCTACCCCGCGGTTTGGACACTAATGCGCCACTTCCTAACATCAATAAGATACTCGTCATCCGCGTTGACGGGATCGGAGATTTGTTGAACTCGACCCCGGCGATCTCGTTGTTGCGAGAAAACTATCCGTCAGCGGAGATCACAGTATTAGCACGACCCTTTAATGCCCCTGTGCTCATCGGCAACCTCGATGTGGACAGAATTCTCCTCTTTGATCCAGACGGAAAAGATCAAGGGCTATTTGCAAAGTTCCAATTCTACCGAGAGTTACGCCGTGAGAAATATCAACTCGTTGTTGCCATGCAGACAGCAACGTGGTCCCATCTGGTTGCTTTTCTCTCTGGCGCACCATATCGTCTGGGGCGTTATCAGAAACGCTTCAAATCCATCCTCACACACGCGTGGCGCGGTAAATATCCAAAAGGCGAAACCCACGAAGTTGACAGAAATTTAGAACTCGTCCGATTAATCTGTAACGGAGAAGGCGAACGGAAACTCACATTCCGTTTGTTGCCTAATGAGATTGGCATCGCCAAAAAACGGATTGCCGCGTGGGATATCGGAGACGATGCATTTCTCATCGGTATCCATCCTGGTGGGAGTTCCTTAGATAAACGATGGCCCGAAAAGCAGTATGCCGAACTCGCAGACAGACTGGCATACCACTACAATGCTACGATACTCCTTTTACACGGTCCCGGAGAGGCGGCATTGACGCTCAATGTTCAGAAAGCGATGAAGTTCCCCGCTATTACACATGCCCCAGAAACTATTCGCAGGTTGGGGGCACTGCTATCGTGTTGCGATTTGGTCGTCTGCAACGATTCTGGCCCGATGCACCTCGCCGCCGCATTGGATGTACCAACGGTAGCAATCTTCGGTCCGACGGATCATGTGGCGTGGCATCCATTGAGTGAAAACGCCGCTATCGTGCGGCGGGATATGCCGTGCTGGCCCTGTAGCGCACATAAGTGTAAAATCGGATGGGAGTGCACGAAAAAACTGCCTGTTGAACCTGTTTGGGACACAGCCCTGCTGACTATAGAGAGAAAAAAAATATGA
- a CDS encoding glycosyltransferase family 1 protein, protein MKVVVVCWGTTGDVYPVLALSERLLERGHQVRVCALALYKDKILEIGAEFYEIGVAFDLEEFHAAMDAIIPKRNPLAMLQFIVEEGIVRRGGKWYQDCLAAMKGWDLVVCHSVDIPAQEAATANGIPWVTVTYCPATIKCLDFAPYPFPNWGRVFNAIVWKVAQLHLKSSVDGLFNQFIISVGGQPRTSMMLEGMYSPDLNLIAASPVLCPPADFPSNHRFTGVWHLASPSYTPPSELIAFLEAGPPPVIITFGSMGGSNGRETTELLIDAVRKANQRAIIQSGWGQLGTKETPSDIFCTEYVPHQWLFPKGSCVVHHGGAGTTASVCRAKVPSVVVAHHADQPYWGKRLSDLGVAPRHLHRRNLTAKRLAKRIQQVLETPAMTARAQVLGEQIEVEDGLTTAVDLIESF, encoded by the coding sequence ATGAAAGTCGTTGTCGTCTGTTGGGGGACAACCGGAGATGTATATCCTGTTTTAGCGTTATCGGAGCGACTACTTGAACGCGGGCACCAAGTGCGTGTCTGCGCGCTCGCGCTTTATAAAGACAAGATACTTGAGATCGGGGCGGAATTCTATGAAATCGGAGTTGCGTTTGATTTGGAAGAGTTTCACGCGGCGATGGATGCCATTATCCCGAAGCGCAACCCGCTTGCCATGCTACAGTTCATTGTAGAGGAAGGGATTGTGCGCCGTGGGGGAAAGTGGTATCAAGATTGTTTGGCAGCGATGAAAGGATGGGATTTAGTCGTTTGTCATTCAGTGGATATTCCTGCCCAAGAGGCGGCGACCGCTAACGGAATTCCCTGGGTCACTGTGACGTATTGTCCTGCCACCATAAAATGTCTCGATTTTGCGCCTTATCCGTTTCCAAATTGGGGACGCGTATTCAATGCAATCGTCTGGAAAGTAGCGCAACTACATCTTAAGTCAAGTGTAGATGGTCTTTTTAATCAATTCATTATCTCCGTTGGTGGACAGCCGCGGACGTCCATGATGTTGGAGGGAATGTATTCCCCCGACCTGAATCTTATTGCCGCATCTCCAGTACTTTGTCCACCGGCTGATTTCCCATCGAACCACAGATTCACGGGTGTATGGCACCTTGCCTCTCCATCCTATACGCCGCCATCTGAGCTTATCGCTTTTTTGGAGGCGGGACCACCGCCGGTTATCATTACGTTCGGGTCTATGGGCGGATCCAATGGACGTGAGACAACAGAACTCCTCATCGACGCTGTCAGAAAGGCGAACCAACGCGCGATTATCCAATCAGGTTGGGGGCAACTCGGCACAAAAGAGACACCATCAGATATTTTCTGCACCGAATATGTGCCGCATCAATGGCTGTTTCCGAAGGGAAGTTGCGTTGTGCACCACGGTGGTGCTGGAACAACAGCATCCGTGTGTCGTGCTAAAGTCCCTTCTGTTGTTGTTGCGCATCATGCAGACCAACCGTATTGGGGAAAACGTCTGTCGGATTTGGGCGTTGCGCCGAGGCACCTACACCGTCGAAACCTGACTGCCAAACGTTTGGCAAAACGGATTCAGCAGGTCTTGGAAACGCCTGCGATGACTGCGCGTGCGCAGGTGTTAGGAGAACAGATAGAAGTGGAAGACGGGTTGACGACAGCCGTTGATCTGATTGAATCCTTTTAA
- a CDS encoding DUF499 domain-containing protein, which produces MLWKNGKGVLMRLPPFETIAKPHNDILKGRFTADTYAARLGRVVKNEGPLEYRNAQRFFERTHETNGLMSLLNGVEGRLKGRNRQNQDPIVQLQTPFGGGKTHTLISLYHKAKEWNALPVVIVGSDMDPGQGDTFWGSIEQQLTGGLQRFKKQVAPGTESLSEMFTDTKQPVLILMDEVLNYLERAAGVPIQKSTLAEQTLAFMLSLTEAVASNNNIAFIVTLQESEVAPIEDKYSLFTDLLTRMRRVVTPVEDAEIASIIRKRLFGEVNLNEVKRMAREFAKYARQESILPPGIQESEYRKQFVESYPFQPEVIDVLYQRWGSFPNFQRTRGVLRFLSRVVHRVSGKNRPYITLADFDLTDSDIRDELLEHIDAPYRGIIASDITGRTAGAKAVDTKLGGTYQHLALGTRTATAIFLYSFTGGMERGAKLDEIKRSAAVLEHPSAIVDTVKHLLTEHLFYLRTENGTSYFDTQPNLRRIVQTRMDNIDDKVVAGRNSTQLRKSFKSSGYLKTYIAPKDGTDIRDTDDLKLIVLSKRDDAFCQNLVENRGETPRIYRNTLFFIIPSAGEANQLKTEVKSVIAHEEIKKDNSLNLSTTQKKEIDTALKQSDSALENAVRQDYRIVLIPTKEGFREEDLGLPAAGMSTPFDETVYEMLRVKSEILTSIGPRNISIRYLKDNDTVSTSQLFHSSLRSPGETRVLREAWINGIRQGVQDGLFALGEKAGGKLVPRYFKELPLEVTLDNDEVIIQPNLIRESITSEDILRDYLMDNKAVSTSQPFQYNQQSTNEPRSLRSTWEMAIREGIQKGTFGIGDKLGAEVIPRAFREETPPITLNDNEVLIQASLCTRLIAHPPQPDLRPAGNQSGPETPPPDPGSTSAANLPRKSIGIRFTLPQGKVSNVAQHFNQLQTNFQNMQIELKASDGEISQDAYEELKENLRALGIEIEEI; this is translated from the coding sequence ATGCTATGGAAGAATGGAAAAGGAGTACTCATGAGATTACCTCCCTTTGAAACCATCGCGAAACCGCACAACGATATATTGAAAGGCAGGTTTACGGCAGACACTTATGCTGCAAGACTTGGACGAGTCGTCAAAAATGAGGGCCCCCTTGAGTACAGAAACGCCCAGCGGTTTTTTGAGAGGACACACGAGACAAATGGATTGATGTCTCTCCTAAATGGTGTAGAAGGTCGTTTGAAAGGACGCAATCGGCAAAACCAAGATCCAATCGTCCAACTCCAGACCCCCTTCGGCGGCGGAAAAACGCACACGCTCATTTCGCTCTACCATAAGGCAAAAGAGTGGAACGCTCTCCCTGTAGTGATTGTCGGATCAGACATGGACCCCGGACAGGGAGATACCTTTTGGGGATCTATTGAGCAGCAACTCACGGGCGGTCTCCAACGTTTTAAAAAGCAAGTCGCCCCGGGCACAGAGAGTCTCTCCGAGATGTTCACTGATACGAAACAACCGGTACTCATCTTGATGGACGAAGTGCTGAACTATCTTGAACGTGCCGCGGGGGTACCAATTCAGAAAAGCACATTAGCAGAACAGACTCTGGCATTTATGCTGTCCTTAACAGAAGCAGTTGCATCTAACAATAATATCGCTTTTATTGTGACTCTACAAGAGAGTGAAGTCGCACCGATTGAAGATAAGTATTCACTCTTCACTGATCTCCTCACACGCATGAGACGCGTGGTCACCCCGGTTGAAGATGCCGAAATCGCCAGTATCATTCGGAAACGGCTTTTCGGAGAGGTTAACCTCAATGAAGTCAAGCGGATGGCTCGGGAATTCGCAAAATACGCCAGACAGGAGAGTATTCTTCCGCCCGGCATTCAAGAATCCGAATATCGCAAACAATTCGTGGAAAGTTATCCGTTCCAGCCCGAAGTTATTGATGTCCTCTATCAGAGGTGGGGGAGTTTCCCGAACTTCCAGCGAACCCGGGGAGTGCTTAGGTTTCTCTCACGCGTTGTCCATCGCGTAAGCGGTAAAAACCGACCCTACATCACGCTCGCAGATTTTGACCTCACTGACAGCGACATCCGTGATGAACTCTTAGAGCACATTGATGCCCCCTACCGAGGGATCATCGCCAGTGATATCACAGGACGCACTGCCGGTGCGAAAGCCGTTGACACAAAATTGGGAGGCACTTATCAACATTTGGCATTAGGCACGCGCACCGCGACTGCTATCTTTCTCTATTCTTTTACAGGCGGCATGGAACGGGGAGCAAAATTGGATGAGATCAAACGGAGTGCAGCCGTTCTGGAACATCCCTCGGCTATCGTAGATACAGTAAAACACCTGCTCACTGAACACCTCTTTTACCTCCGCACTGAGAACGGGACTTCCTATTTTGACACCCAACCCAACTTAAGACGAATTGTGCAGACCCGAATGGACAATATTGACGATAAAGTTGTGGCGGGACGCAACAGTACACAACTTCGGAAGAGTTTCAAATCGAGTGGGTATCTTAAAACCTACATTGCGCCAAAAGATGGAACGGATATTCGCGATACCGACGACTTAAAACTCATTGTGTTATCCAAACGAGATGACGCGTTTTGCCAAAACCTCGTAGAGAATCGCGGTGAAACACCGCGTATCTATCGCAACACCCTATTTTTCATTATTCCATCCGCCGGGGAAGCGAACCAATTAAAGACAGAAGTTAAATCAGTGATCGCTCACGAGGAAATTAAGAAAGATAATTCCCTAAATTTATCAACTACTCAGAAAAAAGAGATTGATACTGCATTAAAACAGTCTGATAGTGCGTTAGAGAATGCAGTGCGTCAGGATTACCGCATTGTTCTGATACCAACAAAAGAGGGATTTCGTGAGGAAGATCTTGGGTTGCCCGCCGCTGGTATGAGTACCCCGTTTGATGAAACAGTCTATGAGATGCTCCGTGTGAAGTCTGAAATTTTAACAAGCATTGGACCTCGAAATATCTCAATCCGCTATCTGAAGGATAATGATACTGTGTCAACCTCACAGTTGTTCCACTCCAGCCTTCGTTCCCCGGGTGAAACGCGTGTGCTCCGCGAGGCATGGATAAACGGCATCCGTCAGGGGGTTCAGGATGGACTCTTTGCACTTGGAGAGAAAGCAGGCGGCAAACTCGTTCCACGCTACTTTAAAGAACTCCCATTAGAAGTTACTTTGGACAACGACGAAGTCATTATACAACCTAACCTCATTCGGGAAAGTATTACGTCAGAAGACATTTTACGGGACTATCTAATGGACAACAAGGCGGTCTCAACCTCTCAGCCGTTCCAATACAACCAGCAATCCACTAACGAGCCGCGATCGCTTCGCAGTACTTGGGAGATGGCAATCCGTGAAGGTATCCAAAAAGGCACATTTGGGATCGGGGATAAACTGGGCGCTGAAGTCATTCCACGTGCTTTCAGGGAAGAAACTCCACCTATTACCTTGAACGATAACGAGGTTCTCATCCAGGCATCACTTTGCACGAGGCTGATTGCCCATCCACCACAACCAGACTTAAGACCAGCAGGAAATCAAAGTGGTCCGGAGACACCGCCGCCTGATCCAGGATCGACATCAGCAGCAAATCTGCCTCGGAAATCAATTGGCATCCGATTTACATTACCGCAAGGGAAGGTAAGCAACGTGGCACAGCATTTCAACCAATTGCAAACCAACTTTCAAAACATGCAAATTGAACTAAAAGCCTCCGATGGTGAAATCTCACAAGATGCTTACGAGGAACTTAAGGAGAATTTACGGGCATTAGGAATTGAGATTGAGGAAATATAA
- a CDS encoding glycosyltransferase family 9 protein, translated as MLKKILVFSFSFIGDAVLSTSVIQPLRKHFPDAHITFLVGPRAFDLLATDPNIDATLIYDNQGEHAGWKGRLRLIRTLRLEKFDLVVNLRDSLMARCIGAEHWGMARRESNRHAVTRYLEVLQRQGVDTTNAHPLVALTEVERTAAHNFLAEGGLKSEGLLIGIHPGGNWEYKLWDGKNYAEVASILAKKRNATILLFAGPNERALQAQVAEKMDVPPMLVQTDDLRHLAALISACDVYIGNDTGPMHIAAAVGTPVVALFGSTSHIRSGPYGAPHTVLQSGINLGCNPCHPGRYPGGCGAGSCEVIAGITVEQVLEAVESYISSISIPNARKFSLSSS; from the coding sequence ATGCTGAAGAAAATTCTCGTCTTTAGTTTCTCTTTTATCGGTGATGCGGTCCTGTCTACTTCCGTTATCCAACCACTGCGAAAACACTTCCCAGATGCTCACATTACCTTCCTTGTCGGACCGCGAGCGTTTGACCTGCTTGCGACGGATCCCAATATTGATGCAACGCTCATTTATGACAATCAAGGCGAACACGCCGGTTGGAAAGGGAGACTGCGTCTCATCAGAACCTTACGACTTGAGAAATTCGATCTCGTTGTCAACCTACGCGACAGTCTGATGGCGCGATGTATCGGCGCGGAACACTGGGGGATGGCACGCCGTGAAAGCAATCGCCATGCTGTCACTCGATATTTAGAAGTGCTTCAGAGACAAGGCGTTGACACAACCAATGCACATCCACTCGTAGCATTGACGGAAGTGGAGCGGACTGCTGCACATAATTTTCTTGCCGAGGGAGGTCTTAAATCAGAAGGGTTGCTAATCGGGATCCATCCCGGTGGGAACTGGGAATATAAGTTGTGGGACGGAAAGAACTATGCGGAGGTCGCGAGCATTTTAGCAAAGAAGCGCAATGCAACGATTTTACTCTTTGCGGGTCCGAATGAGCGAGCCCTCCAAGCACAGGTCGCGGAAAAGATGGATGTCCCCCCCATGCTCGTCCAAACGGACGATCTTCGACACCTCGCGGCACTCATCTCTGCGTGTGATGTGTATATTGGAAATGACACGGGACCGATGCATATCGCAGCCGCTGTCGGAACACCTGTCGTTGCGCTTTTCGGTTCAACGAGCCATATTCGGAGCGGTCCCTACGGCGCCCCACATACAGTTTTGCAGAGCGGGATAAATCTGGGTTGCAATCCTTGCCATCCGGGGCGGTATCCGGGGGGATGCGGTGCTGGTAGCTGTGAAGTGATTGCGGGGATTACAGTGGAACAGGTATTGGAAGCAGTGGAGAGTTATATTTCCTCAATCTCAATTCCTAATGCCCGTAAATTCTCCTTAAGTTCCTCGTAA
- a CDS encoding dihydroorotate dehydrogenase electron transfer subunit, protein MLFANAQTGNPAIITLLSPSRRGNIYAMPSNCSLNTYDTRTTILSNEEVAEAHYLLRCECAEIAQHARPGQFIHVMISQGPGMLLRRPFTIYTVEEHEITMLYQIIGEGTKQLSEMPRGAPLQVLGPLGNTFNLTTNPEPAILVGGGAGIASLMLLAVALREKDIQTLGLVGAQHRARLLSVSDLESIGIAVHIATDDGSIGHHGYVTEILTDLLRETKWRRPTIYACGPHGMLAAVTKIATDFQVPTQIAMENRMGCAMGVCLGCVCPVRIDTDRFEYQRVCTEGPVFNATDIAWDVF, encoded by the coding sequence ATGCTTTTCGCCAATGCACAAACTGGAAATCCTGCTATAATAACCTTGCTATCTCCATCTCGACGTGGTAATATATACGCTATGCCAAGTAACTGTTCACTAAACACATACGATACTCGGACGACTATACTCTCTAACGAAGAGGTAGCGGAAGCGCATTATTTGTTGCGTTGTGAATGTGCTGAGATCGCGCAGCATGCACGTCCAGGGCAGTTCATTCACGTCATGATTTCGCAGGGTCCAGGAATGTTGCTCCGCCGTCCCTTCACGATCTATACGGTGGAAGAGCACGAGATAACAATGCTCTATCAGATTATCGGCGAGGGGACGAAACAATTGTCAGAGATGCCGAGGGGTGCCCCCCTACAGGTTTTAGGACCGCTCGGTAATACGTTTAATCTTACGACAAACCCGGAACCAGCGATACTTGTTGGTGGGGGTGCCGGTATTGCTTCGCTCATGTTACTGGCTGTTGCGTTACGTGAAAAAGATATACAAACGCTTGGATTGGTCGGTGCCCAGCATCGCGCCCGACTTTTGAGTGTGTCAGATTTGGAATCTATCGGCATCGCCGTGCATATCGCTACAGACGATGGGAGCATCGGACATCACGGATATGTAACTGAGATTCTCACGGATTTGCTGCGTGAAACCAAATGGCGCCGTCCGACGATTTATGCGTGTGGACCGCATGGGATGCTCGCTGCTGTTACAAAAATAGCGACAGATTTTCAAGTGCCTACTCAAATTGCTATGGAGAATCGAATGGGGTGTGCGATGGGGGTGTGTCTCGGCTGTGTTTGTCCTGTCCGAATAGACACGGATCGCTTTGAATACCAACGTGTTTGTACCGAAGGTCCCGTCTTTAATGCCACCGACATCGCATGGGACGTTTTTTAG